In the genome of Candidatus Omnitrophota bacterium, one region contains:
- the ugpC gene encoding sn-glycerol-3-phosphate ABC transporter ATP-binding protein UgpC has product MAQVILKHVSKTYPSGVVAVKEADLTVENREFLVIVGPSGCGKSTLLRMIAGLEDATVGEIWIGEKLVNHLPPKERDIAMVFQNYALYPHMTVHDNMAFGLRLRNYSKREIEQRVREAAAILNIEPLLQRKPRELSGGERQRVAVGRAIVRKPVVFLFDEPLSNLDAKMRVQMRTEIHKLHLRLQTTMVYVTHDQTEAMTMGDRIVVINKSTIQQVADPLTIYDHPANKFVASFIGSPPMNFLAGKIQRVGQDYFFSDGALRLRIVEEMAASLAAYERRPVVFGVRPEDLYDKLFITEAPSDCIMRSTVELVEPLGAEVYLHLKVGSHTLIARVGPHDRPEVNQDLDLVFDMGKAHFFDPQTEIAIV; this is encoded by the coding sequence ATGGCCCAAGTCATCCTCAAGCACGTCTCAAAAACGTACCCCAGCGGTGTCGTGGCCGTGAAGGAGGCGGATCTCACGGTGGAGAATCGCGAGTTTCTCGTGATTGTCGGGCCCTCCGGCTGCGGCAAATCAACCCTGCTGCGGATGATCGCCGGGCTGGAGGACGCCACGGTCGGCGAGATCTGGATCGGGGAGAAGCTCGTCAATCATCTGCCGCCCAAAGAACGCGACATCGCGATGGTGTTCCAGAACTACGCGCTGTATCCCCACATGACGGTGCATGACAACATGGCCTTCGGGTTGCGGCTGCGGAATTATTCCAAACGCGAGATCGAGCAGCGGGTGCGGGAGGCGGCCGCGATCTTGAATATCGAGCCGCTGCTGCAGCGCAAGCCCCGGGAGCTCTCCGGCGGCGAGCGGCAGCGGGTGGCGGTGGGGCGCGCCATCGTGCGCAAGCCGGTGGTCTTTCTGTTCGATGAGCCGCTGTCCAACTTGGACGCCAAGATGCGGGTGCAGATGCGGACCGAAATCCACAAGCTGCATCTTCGGCTGCAGACGACGATGGTGTACGTGACCCACGATCAGACTGAAGCCATGACGATGGGCGACCGGATCGTGGTGATCAATAAATCCACCATCCAGCAGGTGGCCGATCCGCTGACCATCTATGACCACCCAGCCAATAAGTTTGTCGCCAGCTTCATCGGCTCGCCGCCGATGAATTTTCTCGCGGGAAAGATCCAGCGCGTGGGCCAGGACTACTTTTTCAGCGACGGCGCGCTGCGGCTGCGCATTGTCGAGGAGATGGCGGCATCGCTGGCCGCCTATGAGCGCCGGCCGGTGGTCTTCGGGGTCCGCCCGGAAGATCTCTACGATAAGCTCTTCATCACCGAAGCGCCCAGCGATTGCATCATGCGCTCCACCGTTGAGCTGGTGGAGCCGCTGGGCGCTGAAGTCTATCTGCATCTGAAGGTTGGGTCGCATACCTTGATCGCGCGGGTTGGGCCGCATGACCGCCCGGAGGTCAACCAAGATCTCGACTTGGTCTTCGATATGGGCAAGGCCCACTTCTTCGACCCGCAGACCGAAATCGCCATCGTATAA
- a CDS encoding acetyl-CoA carboxylase carboxyltransferase subunit beta: MKLFSRQPSSPGRKSKRDIPTDLWTKCDGCGQLLYNKALEESLWVCTKCDFHFSLPARQRLSLTIDDGTFEEWDTELRPMDPLRFNVPEPYPMKVQEAQRACGMADACLTGKGLLEGHPVVVGVTDSRFMMGSMGSVVGEKLTRAIERATEQQLPLIIISGSGGGARMQEGVLSLMQMAKTSGALMRFDRAGGLFLSVLTHPTMAGVLASFATLGDLIIAEPKALIGFTGPRVIESTIRQKLPEGFQRSEFLLEHGLIDLIVHRREMKARLASLVSYISPQSTIHNRQSS; this comes from the coding sequence ATGAAACTATTCAGCCGGCAGCCATCAAGCCCTGGTCGAAAGTCGAAGCGCGATATTCCCACCGACTTGTGGACGAAGTGCGACGGCTGCGGCCAGCTGCTCTACAACAAGGCGCTCGAAGAAAGCTTGTGGGTCTGCACGAAATGCGACTTCCACTTTTCGCTGCCCGCCCGACAGCGGTTGAGCCTGACGATCGATGACGGCACGTTCGAAGAATGGGACACGGAGCTTCGGCCGATGGATCCGCTGCGCTTTAATGTGCCGGAGCCGTATCCGATGAAGGTGCAGGAGGCCCAGCGCGCCTGCGGCATGGCGGATGCGTGCCTGACCGGCAAGGGGTTGCTCGAGGGGCATCCGGTCGTGGTGGGGGTCACCGACTCCCGGTTCATGATGGGCTCGATGGGCTCCGTGGTGGGAGAAAAACTGACCCGGGCCATCGAGCGGGCCACCGAGCAGCAGTTGCCGCTGATCATCATTTCGGGCTCCGGGGGCGGGGCGCGCATGCAAGAAGGGGTCTTGAGCTTGATGCAGATGGCCAAGACTTCCGGCGCCCTCATGCGGTTCGATCGAGCCGGCGGGCTGTTTCTTTCGGTGCTGACCCACCCGACGATGGCCGGCGTCTTGGCGAGCTTCGCCACCTTGGGCGATCTGATCATTGCCGAGCCCAAAGCGCTGATCGGCTTCACCGGGCCGCGCGTGATCGAATCGACGATCCGCCAAAAGCTGCCGGAGGGGTTTCAGCGCTCAGAGTTTTTGCTGGAGCACGGCCTCATTGATCTCATCGTCCATCGCCGCGAGATGAAGGCTCGCCTCGCCTCCCTGGTGAGCTATATCAGTCCACAGTCCACAATCCACAATCGACAATCCTCGTGA